A single window of Anser cygnoides isolate HZ-2024a breed goose chromosome 12, Taihu_goose_T2T_genome, whole genome shotgun sequence DNA harbors:
- the TRAPPC2L gene encoding trafficking protein particle complex subunit 2-like protein: MAVCVAVIAKENYPLYIRSIPTENELKFHYTVHTSLDVVDEKISAMGKALVDQRELYLGLLYPTEDYKVYGYVTNSKVKFVMVVDSSNTALRDNEIRSMFRKLHNSYTDIMCNPFYNPGDRIHSRAFDNMVNSMMMQVC; the protein is encoded by the exons ATGGCGGTGTGCGTCGCCGTGATCGCCAAGGAG AACTACCCCCTCTACATCCGGAGCATTCCGACAGAAAACGAGCTGAAGTTCCACTACACGGTGCACACGTCCCTCGATGTCGTGGATGAGAAGATCTCTGCGATGGGCAAGGCTCTGGTCGATCAGAGGGAGCTGTACCTGGGGCTCCTCTACCCCACCGAAGACTACAAAGT ATACGGCTACGTGACAAATTCAAAGGTGAAGTTTGTTATGGTGGTGGATTCTTCAAACACAGCACTTCGAGACAATGAGATCCGCAGC ATGTTCCGAAAGCTGCACAATTCATACACAGACATAATGTGCAACCCTTTTTACAACCCAGGGGACCGTATCCATTCCAG GGCTTTTGATAACATGGTGAACTCCATGATGATGCAGGTGTGCTGA